A stretch of the Azorhizobium caulinodans ORS 571 genome encodes the following:
- a CDS encoding DUF3772 domain-containing protein, giving the protein MQRALVRIAVLLTLMLALVAGQSVWAAPPADPALATAREKLEANRSVLDAVEASLGVDGLRAPDLDELRSRLDPVRREMQARSEMLGPRATDVKTRLDELGPVPAAGAAPEDPNVTADRERLKVLSTDIDALVKQNRALAARADQLSDRISTRRRELFTGQLFERSISIVDPSLWGTGMAAVRSALRSMSLLVSDSYGYARQRQDTLTLIAIGAGMALIVGLIVFLGRLLRRRLSSHAPADGERMPRLRASREAVKTAVFESLVGPLAALAAVNFASGFEVVPARVEEILRGLMVAIFIYALGRAVARAVLAPSQPWRRLPPLSDTAAATIFRFFSWSVTTLAIGSFVNALNRALFTPVALTVLVSGIIVIFISAFTALMLVRIGRIAEEEEARDTALAESGGTPSGNLDLNGAPWIRTLLWLIIAVLVASLVAGYVSFAVFVASRMLVAAVVLSALYIIYALIDAFFGEGLSAETHRARVFSKTLGLRPKSLEVIATLVSGLLKLCLFIVALLLMAGSWGTSSADIQETVERVTFGIHIGNTTITLWNVVYAVTLLIIGVLLARGLQKWMATKLLPGTGIEASLQTSISTIIGYVGTIIAIMVAAGEIGLNLQNIALVAGALSVGIGFGLQSIISNFVSGLILLTERPIRVGDTINVKGEEGYVRRISVRSTEIETFERATVIVPNSDLITGMVKNWTHSNTTGRVIVAVNIAYDADVEEVRDILVACACDHPQVLQTPPPRVFITKFADTGIVFELRCVVANVDYSLTVKSDLHFSILRRFRKHDIVMTSQPWAALSRAPADLVPPHVDADPEPPAVEAKPSTPVKGGGSISDSTG; this is encoded by the coding sequence ATGCAGCGCGCTTTGGTGCGGATCGCGGTTCTGCTGACCTTGATGCTGGCGCTCGTCGCCGGCCAGAGCGTCTGGGCCGCCCCTCCTGCCGATCCCGCGCTCGCCACCGCCCGCGAGAAGCTGGAAGCCAACCGCTCCGTGCTCGATGCCGTCGAGGCCTCGCTGGGCGTGGACGGCCTGCGGGCGCCCGATCTCGATGAGCTGCGCTCCCGCCTCGATCCGGTCCGCCGCGAGATGCAGGCGCGTTCCGAAATGCTCGGCCCGCGCGCCACCGACGTGAAGACCCGTCTCGACGAACTCGGCCCGGTGCCGGCGGCCGGTGCGGCGCCCGAAGATCCCAATGTGACCGCGGACCGCGAGCGGCTGAAGGTGCTCTCCACCGACATCGACGCGCTGGTGAAGCAGAACCGTGCCCTCGCCGCGCGCGCCGACCAGCTCTCAGACCGCATCAGCACCCGGCGGCGGGAATTGTTCACCGGCCAGCTCTTCGAGCGGTCCATCTCCATCGTGGACCCCAGCCTGTGGGGCACCGGCATGGCGGCGGTGCGCTCCGCGCTCCGCAGCATGTCGTTGCTGGTGAGCGATTCCTACGGCTACGCCCGCCAGCGGCAGGACACGCTGACGCTCATCGCGATCGGTGCCGGCATGGCCCTCATCGTGGGGCTCATCGTCTTCCTTGGTCGGCTTCTGCGGCGGCGCCTCAGCAGCCACGCGCCGGCGGACGGCGAGCGGATGCCGCGCCTGCGCGCCTCCCGCGAGGCGGTGAAGACCGCCGTCTTCGAAAGCCTCGTCGGCCCGCTGGCGGCGCTCGCCGCCGTCAATTTCGCCAGCGGCTTCGAGGTCGTGCCGGCCCGCGTCGAGGAAATCCTGCGCGGGCTCATGGTGGCCATCTTCATCTATGCGCTCGGCCGCGCGGTCGCCCGCGCCGTCCTGGCGCCGAGCCAGCCCTGGCGGCGCCTGCCTCCGCTGTCCGACACGGCGGCGGCCACCATCTTCCGCTTCTTCTCCTGGTCGGTGACCACGCTCGCCATCGGCTCCTTCGTGAATGCGCTCAACCGCGCCCTGTTCACGCCGGTGGCCCTCACCGTCCTCGTCTCCGGCATCATCGTCATCTTCATCAGCGCCTTCACCGCCCTGATGCTGGTGCGCATCGGGCGCATCGCCGAGGAGGAAGAGGCACGCGACACCGCCCTCGCCGAGAGCGGCGGCACGCCCTCCGGCAACCTCGACCTCAACGGCGCGCCGTGGATCCGCACGCTGCTCTGGCTCATCATCGCCGTGCTCGTGGCCTCGCTGGTCGCCGGCTATGTGAGCTTCGCGGTCTTCGTGGCCTCCCGCATGCTGGTGGCGGCGGTCGTCCTCAGCGCGCTCTACATCATCTATGCGCTGATTGACGCCTTCTTCGGCGAGGGCCTCTCGGCGGAAACCCACCGGGCGCGGGTCTTCTCCAAGACCCTCGGCCTGCGGCCCAAGAGCCTTGAGGTCATCGCGACCCTCGTCTCCGGCCTGCTGAAGCTGTGCCTGTTCATCGTCGCGCTGCTGCTGATGGCGGGAAGCTGGGGCACCTCCTCGGCGGACATCCAGGAGACCGTCGAGCGCGTCACCTTCGGCATCCACATCGGCAACACCACGATCACGCTCTGGAACGTGGTCTATGCGGTGACGCTGCTCATCATCGGCGTACTGCTCGCCCGCGGCCTGCAGAAGTGGATGGCGACGAAACTGCTGCCGGGCACCGGCATCGAGGCCAGTCTCCAGACCTCCATCTCCACCATCATCGGCTATGTGGGCACCATCATCGCCATCATGGTGGCGGCGGGCGAGATCGGGCTCAACCTCCAGAACATCGCCCTCGTCGCCGGTGCCCTCTCGGTCGGTATCGGTTTCGGCCTCCAATCCATCATCTCCAACTTCGTGTCCGGCCTCATCCTTCTCACAGAGCGCCCCATCCGCGTGGGCGACACCATTAATGTGAAGGGCGAGGAAGGCTATGTGCGGCGCATCAGCGTGCGTTCCACCGAGATCGAGACATTCGAGCGGGCGACCGTCATCGTCCCGAACTCGGACCTCATCACCGGCATGGTGAAGAACTGGACGCACTCCAACACCACCGGGCGCGTCATCGTGGCGGTGAACATCGCCTATGACGCGGACGTGGAAGAGGTGCGGGACATTCTGGTCGCCTGCGCCTGCGACCATCCGCAGGTGCTCCAGACGCCGCCGCCGCGGGTCTTCATCACCAAGTTCGCCGACACCGGAATCGTCTTCGAGCTGCGCTGTGTGGTGGCGAACGTGGACTATTCGCTCACCGTGAAGAGCGACCTCCACTTCTCCATCCTGCGGCGCTTCCGCAAGCACGACATCGTGATGACCAGCCAGCCCTGGGCGGCGCTGAGCCGCGCCCCGGCCGACCTCGTGCCGCCGCATGTGGACGCAGATCCGGAGCCGCCGGCGGTGGAAGCCAAGCCCTCCACACCCGTCAAGGGCGGCGGCTCCATCAGCGATTCCACCGGCTGA
- the dapE gene encoding succinyl-diaminopimelate desuccinylase, whose translation MTDAAASTAVSDQALAFAKALIQAPSVTPDAGQALDVVADALKAAGYHVERLVFSTAGVPVDNLYARIGTASPNLCFAGHVDVVPPGDAASWRHGPFSGAVEDGVLYGRGAVDMKGAVAAFLAAALAYGAPAQGSLSFLITGDEEGPSIDGTAKVVDWLAAKGEVIDHCIVGEPTNPNALGDMVKIGRRGSLSGLITVEGRQGHVAYPHLADNPVPRLVRLLTALTAAPLDNGSAHFPPSNLEVISVDVGNTAYNVIPGAATAKFNVRYNDLYSLESLMAEIARRLDTAGEPYVLTFRDGASESFLTAPGPFVETVLDAVADVTGQRPQMSTTGGTSDARFIKSLCPVVEFGLVGQTMHMVNEATPVADLTALTAIYERLIARYFATFAA comes from the coding sequence GTGACCGACGCTGCCGCTTCCACCGCCGTTTCCGACCAAGCGCTTGCCTTCGCCAAGGCCCTGATTCAGGCCCCGTCCGTGACGCCCGACGCCGGGCAGGCGCTGGACGTGGTGGCCGATGCGCTGAAGGCGGCGGGCTACCATGTGGAACGGCTGGTCTTCTCTACGGCCGGCGTGCCGGTGGACAATCTCTATGCCCGCATCGGCACGGCCTCGCCCAATCTCTGCTTCGCCGGCCATGTGGACGTGGTGCCGCCGGGCGATGCGGCGTCCTGGCGGCATGGCCCCTTCTCCGGCGCGGTGGAGGACGGCGTGCTCTACGGGCGCGGGGCTGTGGACATGAAGGGGGCGGTGGCGGCCTTCCTCGCGGCGGCGCTGGCTTATGGCGCGCCGGCGCAGGGCAGCCTCTCCTTCCTCATCACCGGCGATGAGGAAGGCCCCTCCATCGACGGCACCGCCAAGGTCGTGGACTGGCTCGCCGCCAAGGGCGAAGTCATCGACCACTGCATCGTGGGCGAGCCCACCAATCCCAATGCGCTGGGCGATATGGTGAAGATCGGCCGGCGCGGCAGCCTCTCCGGCCTCATCACCGTGGAGGGCCGGCAGGGCCACGTGGCCTATCCGCACCTCGCCGACAATCCGGTGCCGCGCCTCGTGCGGCTCCTGACAGCGCTGACGGCGGCGCCGCTCGACAACGGCTCCGCGCATTTTCCACCCTCGAACCTCGAGGTCATCAGCGTGGACGTGGGCAACACCGCCTACAACGTCATTCCCGGTGCCGCGACCGCCAAGTTCAACGTGCGCTACAATGACCTCTACAGCCTCGAAAGCCTCATGGCGGAGATCGCCCGGCGACTCGACACGGCGGGAGAGCCCTATGTCCTGACCTTCCGCGACGGGGCGAGCGAGAGCTTCCTCACCGCGCCGGGCCCGTTCGTGGAGACGGTGCTGGACGCGGTGGCGGACGTGACCGGGCAGCGGCCGCAGATGTCCACCACCGGTGGCACGTCGGATGCGCGCTTCATCAAGTCGCTGTGCCCGGTGGTTGAATTCGGCCTCGTCGGGCAGACCATGCACATGGTGAACGAGGCGACCCCCGTCGCCGATCTCACCGCCTTGACCGCCATCTATGAGCGGCTGATCGCGCGCTATTTCGCCACCTTCGCGGCTTGA
- a CDS encoding alpha/beta hydrolase, producing MAEETSGHLSVDGIEIATRRVPGQGPGVIWLGGFRSDMTGTKAQALADWAGERGHEYLRFDYSGHGASGGAFEDGTISRWAKEARAVFDSTDGPQVLVGSSMGGWIALLLARALAAEGVKRLAALVLIAPAPDFTEALMWATFPEAVKEEIMAKGRFERPTQYDGGPYVITRALIEDGRHNLVLGAPFSVGCPVRILQGAQDADVPWRHAMHLVTCLAEDDVVFSLIKDGDHRLSRPQDIDRLRRVLDMLMNELKG from the coding sequence ATGGCCGAGGAGACCTCCGGGCACCTGTCCGTCGATGGCATCGAGATCGCCACCCGCCGCGTTCCGGGGCAGGGGCCGGGCGTCATCTGGCTGGGCGGCTTCCGCTCCGACATGACCGGCACCAAGGCGCAGGCGCTGGCCGATTGGGCCGGCGAGCGGGGCCATGAATATCTGCGCTTCGATTATTCCGGCCATGGCGCCTCGGGCGGGGCCTTCGAGGACGGCACCATCTCCCGCTGGGCCAAGGAGGCGCGCGCCGTCTTCGACAGCACGGACGGCCCGCAGGTGCTCGTCGGCTCCTCCATGGGCGGCTGGATCGCCTTGCTGCTGGCGCGCGCGCTGGCGGCCGAGGGGGTGAAGCGGCTCGCCGCCCTCGTCCTCATCGCCCCGGCACCGGATTTCACCGAGGCCCTCATGTGGGCCACCTTCCCGGAGGCGGTGAAGGAAGAGATCATGGCCAAGGGCCGCTTCGAGCGCCCGACGCAATATGACGGCGGGCCCTATGTCATCACCCGCGCGCTGATCGAGGACGGGCGGCACAATCTGGTGCTCGGCGCGCCTTTCTCGGTGGGCTGCCCGGTGCGCATCCTCCAAGGCGCGCAGGACGCGGACGTGCCGTGGCGCCACGCGATGCATCTCGTTACCTGCCTTGCGGAGGACGACGTGGTGTTCTCGCTGATCAAGGACGGCGACCACCGCCTCTCCCGCCCGCAGGACATCGATCGCCTGCGCCGCGTGCTCGACATGCTGATGAACGAGCTGAAGGGCTGA
- a CDS encoding MDR family oxidoreductase encodes MSTDTFKAIVARKAEGGQSVALEQADESLLPAADVTVDVAWSTLNYKDGLALKGLGRILRTFPMAPGIDFAGTVRTSDSPEFKPGDQVILTGWGVGETWSGGFSARARARSEWLVKLPEGMSPRQAMAIGTAGFTAMLCVMALERHGIETGGEVLVTGAAGGVGSIAVRLLSRLGYRVVALTGRPEEAGFLTGLGASEILDRAVLQAPGKPMQSERWAGVVDTVGGTILANAIAATKAEGAVAACGLAGGTDLPTTVLPFILRGVCLLGVNSVDAPMARRQDAWARLARELTPADLDGLTQEVALEDVLGLADDILAGKVRGRTVVRI; translated from the coding sequence ATGAGCACCGATACCTTCAAGGCCATCGTCGCCCGCAAGGCCGAGGGCGGCCAGAGCGTGGCGCTGGAGCAGGCGGACGAGAGCCTGCTGCCCGCCGCCGACGTCACCGTGGATGTGGCCTGGTCCACGCTGAACTACAAGGACGGCCTCGCGCTGAAGGGGCTGGGACGCATCCTGCGCACCTTCCCCATGGCACCGGGCATCGATTTTGCCGGCACCGTCCGCACCAGCGACAGCCCAGAATTCAAGCCCGGCGATCAGGTGATCCTCACCGGCTGGGGCGTGGGCGAAACCTGGTCCGGCGGCTTCTCCGCGCGGGCTCGGGCCAGGTCCGAATGGCTGGTGAAGCTGCCCGAGGGCATGAGCCCCCGGCAGGCCATGGCCATCGGCACCGCCGGCTTCACCGCCATGCTGTGCGTGATGGCGCTGGAACGCCACGGCATCGAGACCGGTGGCGAGGTTCTGGTGACGGGTGCGGCCGGCGGCGTCGGCAGCATCGCGGTGCGGCTGCTCTCGCGGCTCGGCTACCGTGTGGTGGCGCTCACCGGCCGGCCGGAGGAGGCCGGCTTCCTGACCGGTCTCGGCGCTTCGGAAATCCTTGATCGCGCGGTGCTTCAGGCGCCCGGCAAGCCGATGCAGTCGGAGCGTTGGGCGGGTGTCGTCGATACGGTGGGCGGCACCATCCTCGCCAATGCCATCGCCGCGACCAAGGCGGAGGGTGCGGTCGCCGCCTGCGGCCTTGCGGGCGGCACGGACCTGCCCACAACGGTCCTTCCCTTCATCCTGCGCGGCGTCTGCCTGCTGGGCGTCAATTCGGTCGACGCGCCCATGGCCCGCCGGCAGGACGCCTGGGCGCGCCTCGCCCGCGAACTGACCCCCGCCGATCTCGACGGGCTGACGCAGGAAGTGGCTCTGGAGGACGTGCTCGGTCTCGCCGACGACATCCTCGCCGGCAAGGTCCGCGGCCGCACGGTGGTGCGGATCTGA
- a CDS encoding HpcH/HpaI aldolase family protein, producing MPQEAMPRNAFKRAIHAGRQQIGLWCSIPSPFTVEVLAGSGFDWLLLDTEHAPADIPEIFAQLQAAAGGSASPVVRVPSNDPVAIKRALDAGAQSLLMPMVQTAEEAHAAVAATRYPPEGIRGFAGMSRATRFGRVKDYFKQAHDETCVLVQVESAQALDNLEAICAVEGIDGVFIGPGDLSASLGFLDGQGAPEMVKLIEETLRRIVAAGNRPGILTADRTLARRYMAAGSVFTAVDIDLALLVRQTEALAAEFKAG from the coding sequence ATGCCTCAGGAAGCGATGCCGCGGAACGCCTTCAAGCGCGCCATCCACGCCGGCCGTCAGCAGATCGGCCTCTGGTGCTCGATCCCGAGCCCGTTCACGGTGGAAGTGCTGGCCGGCTCCGGCTTCGACTGGCTGCTGCTCGACACCGAGCACGCTCCCGCCGACATTCCCGAAATCTTCGCCCAGCTCCAGGCGGCGGCGGGCGGCAGCGCCAGCCCCGTGGTGCGCGTGCCCTCGAACGATCCCGTGGCCATCAAGCGGGCGCTCGACGCCGGCGCCCAGAGCCTGCTCATGCCCATGGTGCAGACGGCGGAGGAAGCCCACGCCGCCGTGGCCGCCACCCGCTATCCGCCGGAGGGTATCCGGGGCTTTGCCGGCATGAGCCGCGCCACCCGCTTCGGCCGGGTGAAGGACTATTTCAAGCAGGCCCATGACGAGACCTGCGTGCTCGTTCAGGTGGAGAGCGCGCAGGCGCTCGACAATCTGGAAGCCATCTGTGCGGTGGAAGGCATCGACGGCGTCTTTATCGGCCCCGGTGATCTCTCCGCCAGCCTCGGCTTTCTCGACGGACAGGGCGCACCGGAAATGGTGAAGCTCATCGAGGAGACGCTCCGCCGCATCGTCGCCGCCGGCAACCGGCCCGGCATCCTCACCGCCGACCGGACGCTCGCCCGCCGCTACATGGCGGCCGGCAGCGTCTTCACCGCCGTGGATATCGACCTCGCCTTGCTGGTGCGCCAGACGGAAGCGCTGGCGGCCGAGTTCAAGGCCGGTTGA
- a CDS encoding tripartite tricarboxylate transporter substrate binding protein — protein MAGHLRRISACLLLGLLLWAGLDVRLGETAVRAQDFPKRAITLVVPRPAGGMSERLAELLAPPLSRAFGVPVNIRLMPGDMGGEGARYVVAAPADGYTLMVAPSTLLLFDPTTLPNLGFVPERDLDPVLLAIRMPTVLVVQPAVEARSLSELEAEIRAKPDLVFGASAKGSINDLLAAEMFRRARMPRNITYLGGGGAVEAALLKGQVQASFQEASISADDIDRALVRALAITGDERSPRLPGVPTFAELGAPEMNVFTWQAVVAPAGLKEDVRAALENGLKTALLDRTVVTAMQAIGAEVVAAGSRQLSRVLTEERVRWRELGTADPYSATTR, from the coding sequence ATGGCCGGGCATTTGCGTCGCATCTCCGCGTGCCTGCTGCTCGGCCTCCTCCTCTGGGCCGGGCTCGATGTCCGCTTGGGCGAGACGGCGGTGCGGGCGCAGGATTTTCCCAAGCGCGCGATCACGCTCGTGGTGCCCCGCCCTGCCGGCGGCATGAGCGAACGGCTGGCCGAGCTTCTCGCTCCCCCCTTGTCCCGCGCCTTCGGCGTTCCGGTGAACATCCGCCTCATGCCGGGCGACATGGGGGGCGAGGGCGCCCGCTACGTGGTTGCCGCCCCGGCGGACGGCTACACGCTGATGGTCGCCCCTAGTACGCTGCTGCTGTTCGACCCAACCACCCTGCCCAATCTCGGCTTCGTGCCCGAACGCGATCTCGATCCGGTGCTGCTGGCCATCCGAATGCCGACGGTGCTGGTGGTGCAGCCTGCGGTCGAGGCCCGTTCCCTCTCCGAACTGGAAGCGGAAATCCGGGCGAAGCCGGACCTCGTGTTCGGCGCCTCCGCCAAGGGCTCCATCAATGATCTGCTGGCCGCCGAGATGTTCCGGCGCGCCCGGATGCCGCGCAACATCACCTATCTGGGCGGCGGCGGCGCGGTCGAGGCGGCCCTGCTGAAGGGTCAGGTGCAGGCCTCGTTCCAGGAGGCCTCCATCTCCGCCGACGATATCGACCGCGCCCTTGTGCGTGCGCTCGCCATTACCGGCGACGAGCGCTCCCCCCGCCTCCCCGGCGTGCCGACCTTTGCCGAACTCGGCGCGCCGGAGATGAACGTCTTCACCTGGCAGGCCGTGGTGGCGCCCGCCGGGCTGAAGGAGGATGTCCGGGCGGCGCTGGAGAACGGTCTGAAGACCGCGCTGCTTGATCGCACCGTCGTCACGGCCATGCAGGCCATCGGCGCGGAAGTGGTGGCCGCCGGCTCCCGGCAGCTCTCCCGCGTGCTGACCGAGGAGCGCGTGCGCTGGCGCGAGCTCGGCACGGCCGATCCCTATTCCGCCACCACGCGCTGA
- a CDS encoding type 1 glutamine amidotransferase domain-containing protein: MANRLDGRKVAVLVADGFEQVELTEPVKALKEAGAQVKIVSPMKGQVQGVNHDKKGDAIPVDQPLDGANAGDFDALLLPGGVMNPDTLRINDKAIAFTRAFFEAGKPVAAICHGPQLLISAGLVKGRKMTGYSAIQVDLANAGAQVSDTEVIVDQGLVTSRNPKDIPAFNAKMVEEFAEGRHRGQRVAAE, translated from the coding sequence ATGGCCAATCGTCTCGATGGACGCAAGGTCGCCGTCCTCGTCGCCGACGGGTTCGAACAGGTGGAACTCACCGAGCCGGTGAAGGCCCTGAAGGAGGCCGGCGCGCAGGTGAAGATCGTGAGCCCCATGAAGGGCCAGGTGCAGGGCGTCAACCACGACAAGAAAGGCGACGCCATCCCCGTGGACCAGCCGCTGGACGGCGCCAATGCGGGTGATTTCGACGCGCTGCTGCTGCCCGGCGGCGTCATGAATCCGGACACGCTGCGCATCAATGACAAGGCTATCGCCTTCACCCGCGCCTTCTTCGAGGCCGGCAAGCCGGTCGCGGCCATCTGCCATGGCCCGCAGCTGCTGATTTCCGCAGGCCTCGTGAAGGGACGCAAGATGACCGGCTACAGCGCCATCCAGGTGGACCTCGCCAATGCGGGCGCGCAGGTGTCGGACACCGAGGTCATCGTGGATCAGGGCCTCGTGACCAGCCGCAACCCGAAGGACATTCCCGCCTTCAATGCCAAGATGGTGGAGGAGTTCGCGGAAGGGCGTCATCGCGGCCAGCGGGTCGCGGCGGAATAG
- a CDS encoding pyridoxal phosphate-dependent aminotransferase, giving the protein MLTTVAAFDRIGEENAFAVLARATTLAAQGRDIINLGIGQPDFRTPEHIVEAAVKALKDGQHGYTPSVGIQPLREAVARDLHKRFDVEVDPGLVMIMPGGKVTMYAAILLFGEPGAEILYPDPGFPIYRSMIEYTGATPIPVPIREENGFAFSAEETLALITPKTRLLIINSPANPTGGVTPKAEIDKLVKGLADHPHVALMSDEIYDQFLFDGERHQTLLAYPEIRDRLILLNGWSKTYAMTGWRLGYSIWPQALYDKVRKLSVNAWSCVNAATQYAGIAALEGPQEPVAAMLAEFDKRRRLVVEGLNALPGVTCAKPKGAFYAFPNVSRTGWTSAKALASALLEDAGVATIGGPDFGVHGEGYIRLSYANSAENIARALERMGAFLSERKVA; this is encoded by the coding sequence ATGCTGACCACCGTTGCCGCCTTCGACCGCATCGGCGAGGAGAATGCCTTTGCCGTGCTGGCGCGCGCCACGACGCTTGCCGCCCAGGGGCGCGACATCATCAATCTCGGCATCGGCCAGCCGGATTTCCGCACGCCCGAGCATATCGTCGAGGCGGCCGTGAAGGCGCTGAAGGACGGCCAGCACGGCTATACCCCCTCGGTCGGCATCCAGCCGCTGCGCGAGGCGGTGGCGCGCGATCTGCACAAGCGGTTCGATGTGGAGGTGGACCCCGGCCTCGTGATGATCATGCCCGGCGGCAAGGTCACCATGTATGCGGCCATCCTGCTGTTCGGCGAGCCGGGCGCGGAAATCCTCTATCCGGACCCCGGCTTCCCCATCTACCGATCCATGATCGAATATACGGGCGCGACCCCGATCCCGGTGCCGATCCGCGAGGAGAACGGCTTTGCCTTCTCGGCGGAAGAGACGCTGGCGCTGATCACACCCAAGACGCGCCTTCTCATCATCAATTCGCCGGCCAATCCCACCGGCGGCGTGACGCCCAAGGCCGAGATCGACAAGCTGGTGAAGGGCCTCGCCGATCATCCGCACGTGGCGCTGATGTCGGACGAGATCTACGACCAGTTCCTGTTTGATGGCGAGCGCCACCAGACGCTGCTGGCTTACCCCGAAATCCGCGACCGCCTCATCCTGCTCAACGGCTGGTCGAAGACCTATGCCATGACCGGCTGGCGCCTCGGCTATTCCATCTGGCCCCAGGCGCTCTATGACAAGGTGCGCAAGCTCTCGGTGAATGCCTGGTCGTGCGTCAATGCGGCGACCCAATATGCCGGCATCGCGGCGCTGGAAGGCCCGCAGGAGCCGGTGGCGGCCATGCTCGCGGAGTTCGACAAGCGCCGGAGGCTGGTGGTGGAAGGGCTCAACGCGCTGCCCGGCGTCACCTGCGCCAAGCCCAAAGGCGCCTTCTATGCCTTTCCCAATGTCTCGCGCACCGGCTGGACCTCGGCCAAGGCCCTCGCCTCCGCGCTGCTGGAGGACGCGGGCGTCGCGACCATCGGGGGGCCGGACTTCGGCGTTCATGGGGAGGGCTATATCCGCCTCTCCTATGCCAATTCGGCGGAGAACATCGCCCGCGCGCTGGAGCGCATGGGCGCGTTCCTCTCCGAGCGCAAGGTCGCCTGA
- a CDS encoding lysozyme inhibitor LprI family protein, with protein MARAGRTLARLGAGMLLLAAAPAGAQEKPWREPNPCAGRMPAPDYSRCLSEAAALSEREVTAAFEAAMAVVEGRTDLAAVQRNRWKGQLDEAQSRFLLFRNLDCQSVAPFEGPRGIGNFEQRALCLIENNARRARDLAARYPKPVVPPVLAAKMAALEGEGFHPATWTDPTTPRLD; from the coding sequence ATGGCGCGCGCCGGCCGGACGCTGGCGCGCCTTGGCGCCGGGATGCTCCTCCTCGCCGCCGCCCCGGCGGGGGCGCAGGAGAAGCCCTGGCGCGAGCCAAACCCCTGCGCCGGCCGGATGCCCGCGCCCGACTACAGCCGCTGCCTCTCCGAGGCGGCGGCCCTGAGCGAGCGGGAGGTGACGGCCGCCTTCGAGGCGGCCATGGCAGTGGTGGAGGGGCGCACCGACCTTGCCGCCGTGCAGCGCAACCGCTGGAAAGGGCAGCTCGACGAGGCGCAGTCACGCTTCCTGCTGTTCCGCAATCTGGACTGCCAGAGCGTTGCCCCGTTCGAGGGGCCGCGCGGCATCGGCAATTTCGAGCAGCGGGCGCTCTGCCTCATTGAGAACAACGCCCGCCGCGCCCGCGATCTTGCGGCCCGCTATCCCAAGCCCGTGGTGCCGCCCGTGCTGGCCGCGAAGATGGCCGCCCTTGAGGGCGAGGGCTTCCACCCCGCCACCTGGACCGACCCGACGACGCCCCGGCTCGACTGA
- a CDS encoding sugar kinase has protein sequence MAKVVSVGEVMVELARGNDGRYGQSFGGDTFNTAVYLARAGIETAYATALGDDVFSAQIVDLARSENLSTGAIVEVKGRVPGLYLITTDDKGERTFHYWRDSAPARSLFELEGWQDVAEHLVAAQAVYFSGITLSLYSNAGLGRFLATLELAGERGAWRVFDGNFRPRGWGGDLARARMVFSEALKRASMALPTFEDEVMLWGDASPEATIARITTYGVKEVVVKNGPGGAYVHAEGQTVFVPVEREVQPVDTTGAGDSFNAGYLAARLKGATPVDAARAGHALAGRVIMHRGAIIPRNAHEGVASH, from the coding sequence ATGGCCAAGGTGGTTTCGGTGGGTGAGGTGATGGTGGAACTGGCGCGCGGCAATGACGGCCGCTACGGCCAGTCCTTCGGCGGCGACACGTTCAACACCGCCGTCTATCTCGCCCGCGCCGGCATCGAGACCGCTTATGCCACCGCGCTCGGCGACGACGTCTTTTCCGCGCAGATCGTCGATCTCGCCCGCAGCGAAAATCTCTCCACCGGCGCCATCGTCGAGGTGAAGGGCCGCGTGCCGGGCCTCTATCTCATCACCACCGATGACAAGGGTGAGCGCACCTTCCATTACTGGCGCGACAGTGCCCCCGCCCGCTCCCTGTTCGAGCTGGAGGGCTGGCAGGACGTGGCCGAGCATCTGGTCGCCGCACAGGCGGTCTATTTCTCCGGCATCACGCTGTCGCTTTATTCCAACGCCGGCCTCGGCCGCTTCCTCGCGACGCTGGAACTGGCCGGCGAGCGGGGCGCGTGGCGGGTATTCGACGGCAATTTCCGTCCGCGCGGCTGGGGCGGCGATCTCGCCCGCGCCCGCATGGTGTTCTCCGAGGCGCTGAAGCGCGCCTCCATGGCCCTGCCCACTTTCGAGGATGAAGTGATGCTGTGGGGCGACGCCTCGCCCGAGGCGACAATCGCCCGCATCACCACCTATGGCGTCAAGGAAGTGGTGGTGAAGAACGGCCCCGGCGGTGCCTATGTCCATGCCGAGGGGCAGACCGTCTTCGTGCCCGTGGAGCGCGAGGTGCAGCCCGTGGACACCACCGGCGCCGGCGACAGCTTCAACGCCGGCTATCTCGCCGCCCGCCTCAAGGGTGCCACTCCGGTGGACGCCGCCCGCGCCGGCCATGCGCTGGCCGGCCGCGTCATCATGCATCGCGGCGCCATCATCCCCCGCAACGCCCACGAGGGCGTGGCGTCGCATTGA